A genomic region of Thunnus maccoyii chromosome 13, fThuMac1.1, whole genome shotgun sequence contains the following coding sequences:
- the emsy gene encoding BRCA2-interacting transcriptional repressor EMSY isoform X2, translated as MPMIQLEKPVLTGTMPVVWPTILDLGRDECKRILRKLELEAYAGVISALRAQGDLTKDKKDLLGELTKILGISTERHRAEVRRAVNDERLTTIAYHMSGPNSSSEWSIEGRRLVPLMPRLVPQTAFTVTANAVASATANQNASLLLPAETGNKEVVVCYSYTSTTCTSTSATATSGTIGATVKSPRPPSPSSNVVVLPSGSTVYVKSVSCSDEDEKPRKRRRTNSSSSSPVMLKEVSKVSPPVSKNITVPVSGSPKMSNIMQSIANSLPPHLSPVKITFTKPTIQTTNTTTQKVIIVTTSPSSNFVPNILSKSHNHNNAALSKLASTSMLTTPTQKQTVVFPASSSPSSNPNTVAVTTVVSSTPSVVMSTVATCAASAGVKVASARLPSPKTLVGSPTQILAQFPKQQSPKQLQQSLPMGSSVSQTQTTTASPGSKPTIQIKQESGVKIITQQVQPSKILPKPSSVALSSSSSSPIMVVSSNGAIMTTKLVTQPTASQATYTRPTVSPSIGARISASSGGATYVKTTSGSIITVVPKSLATLGGKIISSNIVSGTTTKITTIPMTSKPNVIVVQKTTGKGATIQGLPGKNVVTTLLNAGGEKSLQAVQGTKPAIITASRPITKMIVTQPKGMGSGSQSTATKIIPTKIVYGQQGKTQVLIKPKPVFQAAVVSEQTRQLVTETLQQVTRSADMGQGQTSGQDGSAKDESGSFTETSSLAGETSHGSAQDPQPVVHVVTSREQDWTEQEVAVESSPTIIYQEVSGGESQSATSTIKALLELQQTTVKEKGESKPRQHTIDLSQMAVPIQLAQEKKPSPESPRPSTSEAEPSTEYIAAGKVSRVGVPSEDDVVMSSSQLLGKPYKTISQVTVVTKPAAVSSAATASHVSHMPSDSHGKTETVLEVGELEGDTLDPQTGLFYRSSQPATDPVKQTPHPAGAQPPPSSQAEAEQSRHSSTSTQPTPPPPPPPQLQSKPQISQPSSSSAVFPSTPPLTKKLPKLREQSQSKPQTLTQSPKDRPLTVPAQTVVKLSTPGTPTKPLVTPQLPKLQQAPTSHHRPLHTSMSHPPPLQAHHPVSTEKTPSSQPIITQSATVTKISFGSSHHSSPVFSSGEATAKLIPESSSGPSGDKPSVSDILKISMMEAEIDPSTEPMVVDSSSDCGPLGKAMEVQAVSGTLDSGQFISSSAASMHHSHTKPQQFSCMQGLTAQRNKEDLEVIEVIPQYSILPDSSQSNVVVEPSGFLEITNYTSQQLEEDSPMEQEVDSSNDEATAASPPDQP; from the exons ATG CCCATGATTCAGCTGGAGAAACCGGTGCTGACTGGTACCATGCCGGTGGTATGGCCCACCATCCTTGACCTGGGCAGGGATGAGTGCAAAAGAATTCTCCGTAAACTGG AGCTGGAGGCTTACGCCGGGGTTATCAGCGCCCTGCGAGCACAAGGAGACCTGACAAAGGACAAGAAGGATCTCCTGGGAGAGCTCACTAAAATCCTCGG CATATCAACGGAGCGCCATCGTGCAGAAGTTCGTAGGGCTGTCAATGATGAACGCCTCACCACCATCGCGTATCA CATGTCAGGTCCTAACAGCTCGTCAGAATGGTCGATTGAAGGACGCCGGCTTGTTCCCTTGATGCCGAGGCTGGTCCCTCAGACGGCTTTTACTGTGACGGCTAACGCTGTAGCCAGCgccacagccaatcagaatgcCTCCCTTCTGCTGCCGGCTGAAACGGGAAACAAAGAAG TGGTTGTATGTTATTCCTACACAAGCACCACCTGCACCTCCACCAGCGCAACAGCGACCAGCGGCACCATAGGAGCAACGGTGAAATCACCACGACCGCCAAGCCCTTCGTCCAACGTGGTGGTGCTGCCCAGCGGGAGCACTGTCTACGTGAAAA GCGTGAGCTGTTCCGACGAAGACGAGAAGCCTCGCAAGCGAAGGCGGACCAACTCGTCCAGCTCGTCGCCGGTGATGCTGAAGGAGGTTTCCAAGGTGTCCCCGCCGGTATCCAAGAACATCACTGTGCCGGTGAGCGGCAGCCCCAAGATGAGCAACATCATGCAGAGCATCGCCAACTCCCTGCCGCCCCACCTGTCCCCCGTCAAGATCACTTTCACCAAGCCCACCATCCAGACCACCAATACAACCACACAAAAG GTGATCATCGTGACAACTTCTCCAAGCTCCAACTTTGTACCCAACATCCTGTCCAAGTCTCACAACCACAACAACGCTGCTTTGTCCAAGCTCGCCTCCACCTCCATGCTGACCACGCCCACTCAGAAACAGACGGTGGTCTTCCCAGCCAGCTCCAGCCCGTCTTCCAACCCCAACACCGTCGCAGTGACCACAGTCGTCTCCTCTACTCCTTCAGTGGTCATGTCGACTGTTGCAACAT GTGCAGCTTCAGCTGGAGTGAAGGTAGCTTCAGCCAGGCTTCCTTCACCTAAGACGCTGGTGGGGTCACCCACTCAGATCCTGGCCCAGTTCCCCAAACAGCAGTCACCTAAACAGCTGCAGCAAAGCTTGCCTATGGGCTCAAGTGTCAGCCAGACCCAGACCACTACTGCCTCACCTGGCAGCAAGCCCACCATTCAGATCAAGCAAGAGTCTG GCGTGAAGATAATCACTCAGCAGGTTCAGCCCAGCAAAATCCTGCCCAAGCCTTCATCAGTGGCTTTGTCCAGCAGCAGCTCATCACCCATCATGGTTGTCAGTAGCAACGGAGCCATCATGACCACCAAACTGGTCACTCAGCCCACAG CTTCCCAGGCCACTTATACGAGACCCACTGTGAGCCCCAGCATCGGAGCCAGAATATCAGCCTCCAGTGGTGGAGCCACATATGTCAAGACCACCAGCGGCAGCATCATCACAGTGGTGCCCAAGTCTTTAGCTACTCTGGGTGGGAAGATCATCAGCAGCAACATCGTGTCTG GCACCACAACTAAGATCACCACCATCCCCATGACCTCCAAACCAAATGTTATTGTGGTCCAGAAAACCACAGGCAAAGGAGCAACAATCCAAGGACTGCCTGGCAAGAATGTGGTCACCACACTTTTAAATGCTGGG GGTGAAAAGAGCCTGCAGGCTGTTCAGGGCACCAAACCAGCAATCATCACCGCTTCCAGACCCATTACCAAGATGATCGTCACCCAGCCCAAAGGCATGGGCTCTGGATCCCAGTCCACCGCCACCAAGATCATCCCAACCAAGATCGTCTACGGCCAGCAAGGCAAGACACAG GTTCTCATCAAACCTAAGCCAGTCTTCCAGGCAGCGGTGGTGAGCGAACAGACCAGGCAGCTGGTCACTGAGACGCTGCAGCAGGTGACCCGCTCAGCAGACATGGGCCAGGGTCAGACCTCAGGCCAGGACGGGTCCGCAAAGGACGAGTCCGGCAGTTTCACAGAGACTAGCAGCTTAGCCGGTGAGACCTCCCATGGCAGTGCCCAAG ATCCGCAGCCTGTAGTGCATGTGGTGACCTCCAGAGAGCAGGATTGGACCGAGCAGGAAGTAGCTGTGGAATCCAGCCCCACTATCATCTACCAGGAGGTGTCTGGCGGGGAATCCCAGTCCGCCACCTCCACCATCAAAGCCCTGCTGGAGTTGCAACAGACAACAG tgaaggagaaaggagagtCCAAACCCAGGCAGCACACCATCGACCTGAGCCAGATGGCCGTGCCCATCCAGCTGGCCCAGGAGAAGAAGCCCAGCCCCGAGTCCCCCAGGCCCTCCACCTCAGAGGCTGAACCCAGCACCGAGTACATCGCAGCAG GTAAAGTCAGCAGAGTGGGAGTGCCGTCGGAGGATGACGTGGTCATGTCCTCCAGTCAGCTGCTGGGGAAGCCTTACAAAACCATTAGCCAGGTCACCGTGGTAACCAAACCAGCTGCTGTGTCCTCTGCAGCCACAGCCTCACACGTCAGCCACATG CCCTCCGACAGCCACGGTAAGACCGAGACCGTGTTGGAGGTTGGCGAGCTGGAGGGCGACACCTTGGACCCGCAGACAGGCTTGTTTTACCGCTCAAGCCAACCAGCCACAGATCCAGTAAAGCAAACCCCCCACCCTGCGGGCGCTCAGCCGCCACCCTCGAGCCAGGCAGAGGCGGAGCAGAGCCGACACAGCTCCACCTCAACCCAGCCAACtcctccgccgccgccgccgccgcagcTGCAGAGCAAACCTCAGATCAGCCAgccttcctcttcctccgcTGTTTTCCCCTCCACTCCCCCTCTGACTAAGAAACTCCCTAAACTACGAGAGCAGAGTCAATCCAAACCCCAGACCTTAACCCAGAGCCCCAAGGACAGACCCCTGACTGTACCAGCCCAGACGGTGGTGAAGCTCTCCACCCCGGGCACACCGACCAAGCCCCTGGTGACACCGCAGCTCCCTAAGCTCCAGCAAGCACCCACATCCCACCACAGGCCCCTACACACTTCAATGTCCCACCCTCCTCCACTGCAGGCGCACCACCCCGTCAGCACCGAAAAGACCCCCTCCAGCCAG CCAATCATCACACAGAGTGCCACCGTCACCAAGATCAGCTTCGGCAGCTCCCACCACTCATCCCCGGTCTTCAGCAGCGGCGAGGCCACCGCCAAACTGATCCCAGAGTCCAGCTCCGGGCCCTCGGGGGACAAGCCCTCTGTGTCTGACATCCTGAAGATCTCCATGATGGAGGCGGAGATCGACCCGAGCACGGAGCCCATGGTGGTGGATTCTTCCAGCGACTGCGGCCCTCTGGGGAAAGCCATGGAGGTCCAGGCCGTCTCAGGCACCCTGGACTCGGGTCAGTTCATCAGCAGCTCTGCGGCCTCCATGCATCATTCCCACACGAAGCCCCAGCAGTTCAGCTGTATGCAGGGCCTcacagcacagaggaacaaAGAAGACCTGGAGGTCATTGAG
- the emsy gene encoding BRCA2-interacting transcriptional repressor EMSY isoform X3, protein MPMIQLEKPVLTGTMPVVWPTILDLGRDECKRILRKLELEAYAGVISALRAQGDLTKDKKDLLGELTKILGISTERHRAEVRRAVNDERLTTIAYHMSGPNSSSEWSIEGRRLVPLMPRLVPQTAFTVTANAVASATANQNASLLLPAETGNKEVVVCYSYTSTTCTSTSATATSGTIGATVKSPRPPSPSSNVVVLPSGSTVYVKSVSCSDEDEKPRKRRRTNSSSSSPVMLKEVSKVSPPVSKNITVPVSGSPKMSNIMQSIANSLPPHLSPVKITFTKPTIQTTNTTTQKVIIVTTSPSSNFVPNILSKSHNHNNAALSKLASTSMLTTPTQKQTVVFPASSSPSSNPNTVAVTTVVSSTPSVVMSTVATCAASAGVKVASARLPSPKTLVGSPTQILAQFPKQQSPKQLQQSLPMGSSVSQTQTTTASPGSKPTIQIKQESGVKIITQQVQPSKILPKPSSVALSSSSSSPIMVVSSNGAIMTTKLVTQPTASQATYTRPTVSPSIGARISASSGGATYVKTTSGSIITVVPKSLATLGGKIISSNIVSGTTTKITTIPMTSKPNVIVVQKTTGKGATIQGLPGKNVVTTLLNAGSLQAVQGTKPAIITASRPITKMIVTQPKGMGSGSQSTATKIIPTKIVYGQQGKTQVLIKPKPVFQAAVVSEQTRQLVTETLQQVTRSADMGQGQTSGQDGSAKDESGSFTETSSLAGETSHGSAQDPQPVVHVVTSREQDWTEQEVAVESSPTIIYQEVSGGESQSATSTIKALLELQQTTVKEKGESKPRQHTIDLSQMAVPIQLAQEKKPSPESPRPSTSEAEPSTEYIAAGKVSRVGVPSEDDVVMSSSQLLGKPYKTISQVTVVTKPAAVSSAATASHVSHMPSDSHGKTETVLEVGELEGDTLDPQTGLFYRSSQPATDPVKQTPHPAGAQPPPSSQAEAEQSRHSSTSTQPTPPPPPPPQLQSKPQISQPSSSSAVFPSTPPLTKKLPKLREQSQSKPQTLTQSPKDRPLTVPAQTVVKLSTPGTPTKPLVTPQLPKLQQAPTSHHRPLHTSMSHPPPLQAHHPVSTEKTPSSQQPIITQSATVTKISFGSSHHSSPVFSSGEATAKLIPESSSGPSGDKPSVSDILKISMMEAEIDPSTEPMVVDSSSDCGPLGKAMEVQAVSGTLDSGQFISSSAASMHHSHTKPQQFSCMQGLTAQRNKEDLEVIEVIPQYSILPDSSQSNVVVEPSGFLEITNYTSQQLEEDSPMEQEVDSSNDEATAASPPDQP, encoded by the exons ATG CCCATGATTCAGCTGGAGAAACCGGTGCTGACTGGTACCATGCCGGTGGTATGGCCCACCATCCTTGACCTGGGCAGGGATGAGTGCAAAAGAATTCTCCGTAAACTGG AGCTGGAGGCTTACGCCGGGGTTATCAGCGCCCTGCGAGCACAAGGAGACCTGACAAAGGACAAGAAGGATCTCCTGGGAGAGCTCACTAAAATCCTCGG CATATCAACGGAGCGCCATCGTGCAGAAGTTCGTAGGGCTGTCAATGATGAACGCCTCACCACCATCGCGTATCA CATGTCAGGTCCTAACAGCTCGTCAGAATGGTCGATTGAAGGACGCCGGCTTGTTCCCTTGATGCCGAGGCTGGTCCCTCAGACGGCTTTTACTGTGACGGCTAACGCTGTAGCCAGCgccacagccaatcagaatgcCTCCCTTCTGCTGCCGGCTGAAACGGGAAACAAAGAAG TGGTTGTATGTTATTCCTACACAAGCACCACCTGCACCTCCACCAGCGCAACAGCGACCAGCGGCACCATAGGAGCAACGGTGAAATCACCACGACCGCCAAGCCCTTCGTCCAACGTGGTGGTGCTGCCCAGCGGGAGCACTGTCTACGTGAAAA GCGTGAGCTGTTCCGACGAAGACGAGAAGCCTCGCAAGCGAAGGCGGACCAACTCGTCCAGCTCGTCGCCGGTGATGCTGAAGGAGGTTTCCAAGGTGTCCCCGCCGGTATCCAAGAACATCACTGTGCCGGTGAGCGGCAGCCCCAAGATGAGCAACATCATGCAGAGCATCGCCAACTCCCTGCCGCCCCACCTGTCCCCCGTCAAGATCACTTTCACCAAGCCCACCATCCAGACCACCAATACAACCACACAAAAG GTGATCATCGTGACAACTTCTCCAAGCTCCAACTTTGTACCCAACATCCTGTCCAAGTCTCACAACCACAACAACGCTGCTTTGTCCAAGCTCGCCTCCACCTCCATGCTGACCACGCCCACTCAGAAACAGACGGTGGTCTTCCCAGCCAGCTCCAGCCCGTCTTCCAACCCCAACACCGTCGCAGTGACCACAGTCGTCTCCTCTACTCCTTCAGTGGTCATGTCGACTGTTGCAACAT GTGCAGCTTCAGCTGGAGTGAAGGTAGCTTCAGCCAGGCTTCCTTCACCTAAGACGCTGGTGGGGTCACCCACTCAGATCCTGGCCCAGTTCCCCAAACAGCAGTCACCTAAACAGCTGCAGCAAAGCTTGCCTATGGGCTCAAGTGTCAGCCAGACCCAGACCACTACTGCCTCACCTGGCAGCAAGCCCACCATTCAGATCAAGCAAGAGTCTG GCGTGAAGATAATCACTCAGCAGGTTCAGCCCAGCAAAATCCTGCCCAAGCCTTCATCAGTGGCTTTGTCCAGCAGCAGCTCATCACCCATCATGGTTGTCAGTAGCAACGGAGCCATCATGACCACCAAACTGGTCACTCAGCCCACAG CTTCCCAGGCCACTTATACGAGACCCACTGTGAGCCCCAGCATCGGAGCCAGAATATCAGCCTCCAGTGGTGGAGCCACATATGTCAAGACCACCAGCGGCAGCATCATCACAGTGGTGCCCAAGTCTTTAGCTACTCTGGGTGGGAAGATCATCAGCAGCAACATCGTGTCTG GCACCACAACTAAGATCACCACCATCCCCATGACCTCCAAACCAAATGTTATTGTGGTCCAGAAAACCACAGGCAAAGGAGCAACAATCCAAGGACTGCCTGGCAAGAATGTGGTCACCACACTTTTAAATGCTGGG AGCCTGCAGGCTGTTCAGGGCACCAAACCAGCAATCATCACCGCTTCCAGACCCATTACCAAGATGATCGTCACCCAGCCCAAAGGCATGGGCTCTGGATCCCAGTCCACCGCCACCAAGATCATCCCAACCAAGATCGTCTACGGCCAGCAAGGCAAGACACAG GTTCTCATCAAACCTAAGCCAGTCTTCCAGGCAGCGGTGGTGAGCGAACAGACCAGGCAGCTGGTCACTGAGACGCTGCAGCAGGTGACCCGCTCAGCAGACATGGGCCAGGGTCAGACCTCAGGCCAGGACGGGTCCGCAAAGGACGAGTCCGGCAGTTTCACAGAGACTAGCAGCTTAGCCGGTGAGACCTCCCATGGCAGTGCCCAAG ATCCGCAGCCTGTAGTGCATGTGGTGACCTCCAGAGAGCAGGATTGGACCGAGCAGGAAGTAGCTGTGGAATCCAGCCCCACTATCATCTACCAGGAGGTGTCTGGCGGGGAATCCCAGTCCGCCACCTCCACCATCAAAGCCCTGCTGGAGTTGCAACAGACAACAG tgaaggagaaaggagagtCCAAACCCAGGCAGCACACCATCGACCTGAGCCAGATGGCCGTGCCCATCCAGCTGGCCCAGGAGAAGAAGCCCAGCCCCGAGTCCCCCAGGCCCTCCACCTCAGAGGCTGAACCCAGCACCGAGTACATCGCAGCAG GTAAAGTCAGCAGAGTGGGAGTGCCGTCGGAGGATGACGTGGTCATGTCCTCCAGTCAGCTGCTGGGGAAGCCTTACAAAACCATTAGCCAGGTCACCGTGGTAACCAAACCAGCTGCTGTGTCCTCTGCAGCCACAGCCTCACACGTCAGCCACATG CCCTCCGACAGCCACGGTAAGACCGAGACCGTGTTGGAGGTTGGCGAGCTGGAGGGCGACACCTTGGACCCGCAGACAGGCTTGTTTTACCGCTCAAGCCAACCAGCCACAGATCCAGTAAAGCAAACCCCCCACCCTGCGGGCGCTCAGCCGCCACCCTCGAGCCAGGCAGAGGCGGAGCAGAGCCGACACAGCTCCACCTCAACCCAGCCAACtcctccgccgccgccgccgccgcagcTGCAGAGCAAACCTCAGATCAGCCAgccttcctcttcctccgcTGTTTTCCCCTCCACTCCCCCTCTGACTAAGAAACTCCCTAAACTACGAGAGCAGAGTCAATCCAAACCCCAGACCTTAACCCAGAGCCCCAAGGACAGACCCCTGACTGTACCAGCCCAGACGGTGGTGAAGCTCTCCACCCCGGGCACACCGACCAAGCCCCTGGTGACACCGCAGCTCCCTAAGCTCCAGCAAGCACCCACATCCCACCACAGGCCCCTACACACTTCAATGTCCCACCCTCCTCCACTGCAGGCGCACCACCCCGTCAGCACCGAAAAGACCCCCTCCAGCCAG CAGCCAATCATCACACAGAGTGCCACCGTCACCAAGATCAGCTTCGGCAGCTCCCACCACTCATCCCCGGTCTTCAGCAGCGGCGAGGCCACCGCCAAACTGATCCCAGAGTCCAGCTCCGGGCCCTCGGGGGACAAGCCCTCTGTGTCTGACATCCTGAAGATCTCCATGATGGAGGCGGAGATCGACCCGAGCACGGAGCCCATGGTGGTGGATTCTTCCAGCGACTGCGGCCCTCTGGGGAAAGCCATGGAGGTCCAGGCCGTCTCAGGCACCCTGGACTCGGGTCAGTTCATCAGCAGCTCTGCGGCCTCCATGCATCATTCCCACACGAAGCCCCAGCAGTTCAGCTGTATGCAGGGCCTcacagcacagaggaacaaAGAAGACCTGGAGGTCATTGAG
- the emsy gene encoding BRCA2-interacting transcriptional repressor EMSY isoform X4 yields the protein MPMIQLEKPVLTGTMPVVWPTILDLGRDECKRILRKLELEAYAGVISALRAQGDLTKDKKDLLGELTKILGISTERHRAEVRRAVNDERLTTIAYHMSGPNSSSEWSIEGRRLVPLMPRLVPQTAFTVTANAVASATANQNASLLLPAETGNKEVVVCYSYTSTTCTSTSATATSGTIGATVKSPRPPSPSSNVVVLPSGSTVYVKSVSCSDEDEKPRKRRRTNSSSSSPVMLKEVSKVSPPVSKNITVPVSGSPKMSNIMQSIANSLPPHLSPVKITFTKPTIQTTNTTTQKVIIVTTSPSSNFVPNILSKSHNHNNAALSKLASTSMLTTPTQKQTVVFPASSSPSSNPNTVAVTTVVSSTPSVVMSTVATCAASAGVKVASARLPSPKTLVGSPTQILAQFPKQQSPKQLQQSLPMGSSVSQTQTTTASPGSKPTIQIKQESGVKIITQQVQPSKILPKPSSVALSSSSSSPIMVVSSNGAIMTTKLVTQPTASQATYTRPTVSPSIGARISASSGGATYVKTTSGSIITVVPKSLATLGGKIISSNIVSGTTTKITTIPMTSKPNVIVVQKTTGKGATIQGLPGKNVVTTLLNAGGEKSLQAVQGTKPAIITASRPITKMIVTQPKGMGSGSQSTATKIIPTKIVYGQQGKTQVLIKPKPVFQAAVVSEQTRQLVTETLQQVTRSADMGQGQTSGQDGSAKDESGSFTETSSLAGETSHGSAQDPQPVVHVVTSREQDWTEQEVAVESSPTIIYQEVSGGESQSATSTIKALLELQQTTVKEKGESKPRQHTIDLSQMAVPIQLAQEKKPSPESPRPSTSEAEPSTEYIAAGKVSRVGVPSEDDVVMSSSQLLGKPYKTISQVTVVTKPAAVSSAATASHVSHMPSDSHGKTETVLEVGELEGDTLDPQTGLFYRSSQPATDPVKQTPHPAGAQPPPSSQAEAEQSRHSSTSTQPTPPPPPPPQLQSKPQISQPSSSSAVFPSTPPLTKKLPKLREQSQSKPQTLTQSPKDRPLTVPAQTVVKLSTPGTPTKPLVTPQLPKLQQAPTSHHRPLHTSMSHPPPLQAHHPVSTEKTPSSQQPIITQSATVTKISFGSSHHSSPVFSSGEATAKLIPESSSGPSGDKPSVSDILKISMMEAEIDPSTEPMVVDSSSDCGPLGKAMEVQAVSGTLDSGQFISSSAASMHHSHTKPQQFSCMQGLTAQRNKEDLEVIEYSILPDSSQSNVVVEPSGFLEITNYTSQQLEEDSPMEQEVDSSNDEATAASPPDQP from the exons ATG CCCATGATTCAGCTGGAGAAACCGGTGCTGACTGGTACCATGCCGGTGGTATGGCCCACCATCCTTGACCTGGGCAGGGATGAGTGCAAAAGAATTCTCCGTAAACTGG AGCTGGAGGCTTACGCCGGGGTTATCAGCGCCCTGCGAGCACAAGGAGACCTGACAAAGGACAAGAAGGATCTCCTGGGAGAGCTCACTAAAATCCTCGG CATATCAACGGAGCGCCATCGTGCAGAAGTTCGTAGGGCTGTCAATGATGAACGCCTCACCACCATCGCGTATCA CATGTCAGGTCCTAACAGCTCGTCAGAATGGTCGATTGAAGGACGCCGGCTTGTTCCCTTGATGCCGAGGCTGGTCCCTCAGACGGCTTTTACTGTGACGGCTAACGCTGTAGCCAGCgccacagccaatcagaatgcCTCCCTTCTGCTGCCGGCTGAAACGGGAAACAAAGAAG TGGTTGTATGTTATTCCTACACAAGCACCACCTGCACCTCCACCAGCGCAACAGCGACCAGCGGCACCATAGGAGCAACGGTGAAATCACCACGACCGCCAAGCCCTTCGTCCAACGTGGTGGTGCTGCCCAGCGGGAGCACTGTCTACGTGAAAA GCGTGAGCTGTTCCGACGAAGACGAGAAGCCTCGCAAGCGAAGGCGGACCAACTCGTCCAGCTCGTCGCCGGTGATGCTGAAGGAGGTTTCCAAGGTGTCCCCGCCGGTATCCAAGAACATCACTGTGCCGGTGAGCGGCAGCCCCAAGATGAGCAACATCATGCAGAGCATCGCCAACTCCCTGCCGCCCCACCTGTCCCCCGTCAAGATCACTTTCACCAAGCCCACCATCCAGACCACCAATACAACCACACAAAAG GTGATCATCGTGACAACTTCTCCAAGCTCCAACTTTGTACCCAACATCCTGTCCAAGTCTCACAACCACAACAACGCTGCTTTGTCCAAGCTCGCCTCCACCTCCATGCTGACCACGCCCACTCAGAAACAGACGGTGGTCTTCCCAGCCAGCTCCAGCCCGTCTTCCAACCCCAACACCGTCGCAGTGACCACAGTCGTCTCCTCTACTCCTTCAGTGGTCATGTCGACTGTTGCAACAT GTGCAGCTTCAGCTGGAGTGAAGGTAGCTTCAGCCAGGCTTCCTTCACCTAAGACGCTGGTGGGGTCACCCACTCAGATCCTGGCCCAGTTCCCCAAACAGCAGTCACCTAAACAGCTGCAGCAAAGCTTGCCTATGGGCTCAAGTGTCAGCCAGACCCAGACCACTACTGCCTCACCTGGCAGCAAGCCCACCATTCAGATCAAGCAAGAGTCTG GCGTGAAGATAATCACTCAGCAGGTTCAGCCCAGCAAAATCCTGCCCAAGCCTTCATCAGTGGCTTTGTCCAGCAGCAGCTCATCACCCATCATGGTTGTCAGTAGCAACGGAGCCATCATGACCACCAAACTGGTCACTCAGCCCACAG CTTCCCAGGCCACTTATACGAGACCCACTGTGAGCCCCAGCATCGGAGCCAGAATATCAGCCTCCAGTGGTGGAGCCACATATGTCAAGACCACCAGCGGCAGCATCATCACAGTGGTGCCCAAGTCTTTAGCTACTCTGGGTGGGAAGATCATCAGCAGCAACATCGTGTCTG GCACCACAACTAAGATCACCACCATCCCCATGACCTCCAAACCAAATGTTATTGTGGTCCAGAAAACCACAGGCAAAGGAGCAACAATCCAAGGACTGCCTGGCAAGAATGTGGTCACCACACTTTTAAATGCTGGG GGTGAAAAGAGCCTGCAGGCTGTTCAGGGCACCAAACCAGCAATCATCACCGCTTCCAGACCCATTACCAAGATGATCGTCACCCAGCCCAAAGGCATGGGCTCTGGATCCCAGTCCACCGCCACCAAGATCATCCCAACCAAGATCGTCTACGGCCAGCAAGGCAAGACACAG GTTCTCATCAAACCTAAGCCAGTCTTCCAGGCAGCGGTGGTGAGCGAACAGACCAGGCAGCTGGTCACTGAGACGCTGCAGCAGGTGACCCGCTCAGCAGACATGGGCCAGGGTCAGACCTCAGGCCAGGACGGGTCCGCAAAGGACGAGTCCGGCAGTTTCACAGAGACTAGCAGCTTAGCCGGTGAGACCTCCCATGGCAGTGCCCAAG ATCCGCAGCCTGTAGTGCATGTGGTGACCTCCAGAGAGCAGGATTGGACCGAGCAGGAAGTAGCTGTGGAATCCAGCCCCACTATCATCTACCAGGAGGTGTCTGGCGGGGAATCCCAGTCCGCCACCTCCACCATCAAAGCCCTGCTGGAGTTGCAACAGACAACAG tgaaggagaaaggagagtCCAAACCCAGGCAGCACACCATCGACCTGAGCCAGATGGCCGTGCCCATCCAGCTGGCCCAGGAGAAGAAGCCCAGCCCCGAGTCCCCCAGGCCCTCCACCTCAGAGGCTGAACCCAGCACCGAGTACATCGCAGCAG GTAAAGTCAGCAGAGTGGGAGTGCCGTCGGAGGATGACGTGGTCATGTCCTCCAGTCAGCTGCTGGGGAAGCCTTACAAAACCATTAGCCAGGTCACCGTGGTAACCAAACCAGCTGCTGTGTCCTCTGCAGCCACAGCCTCACACGTCAGCCACATG CCCTCCGACAGCCACGGTAAGACCGAGACCGTGTTGGAGGTTGGCGAGCTGGAGGGCGACACCTTGGACCCGCAGACAGGCTTGTTTTACCGCTCAAGCCAACCAGCCACAGATCCAGTAAAGCAAACCCCCCACCCTGCGGGCGCTCAGCCGCCACCCTCGAGCCAGGCAGAGGCGGAGCAGAGCCGACACAGCTCCACCTCAACCCAGCCAACtcctccgccgccgccgccgccgcagcTGCAGAGCAAACCTCAGATCAGCCAgccttcctcttcctccgcTGTTTTCCCCTCCACTCCCCCTCTGACTAAGAAACTCCCTAAACTACGAGAGCAGAGTCAATCCAAACCCCAGACCTTAACCCAGAGCCCCAAGGACAGACCCCTGACTGTACCAGCCCAGACGGTGGTGAAGCTCTCCACCCCGGGCACACCGACCAAGCCCCTGGTGACACCGCAGCTCCCTAAGCTCCAGCAAGCACCCACATCCCACCACAGGCCCCTACACACTTCAATGTCCCACCCTCCTCCACTGCAGGCGCACCACCCCGTCAGCACCGAAAAGACCCCCTCCAGCCAG CAGCCAATCATCACACAGAGTGCCACCGTCACCAAGATCAGCTTCGGCAGCTCCCACCACTCATCCCCGGTCTTCAGCAGCGGCGAGGCCACCGCCAAACTGATCCCAGAGTCCAGCTCCGGGCCCTCGGGGGACAAGCCCTCTGTGTCTGACATCCTGAAGATCTCCATGATGGAGGCGGAGATCGACCCGAGCACGGAGCCCATGGTGGTGGATTCTTCCAGCGACTGCGGCCCTCTGGGGAAAGCCATGGAGGTCCAGGCCGTCTCAGGCACCCTGGACTCGGGTCAGTTCATCAGCAGCTCTGCGGCCTCCATGCATCATTCCCACACGAAGCCCCAGCAGTTCAGCTGTATGCAGGGCCTcacagcacagaggaacaaAGAAGACCTGGAGGTCATTGAG